The genomic segment TAACTATTTGGGCCTATTAGCTTAATTGACCAGTGTCTCAGCCTGTTACAGTCAGCAAAGGTAGTTGCTCTTTGCTTGTCCCATCTAAGCTCAAACCAGGCTTCGTTCCCTTTAAGGCTCCAGTAACTGACAGAGGCAGTGGCAAGCAATGCACCCAAATCCAAGCTTTCAAATATCCtgacagaaattatttttgtcagacGGCACTATTTTCTTTAGTCTGTGGTAGGAACAGtcacttatttttttccacataggTAATGTACCTTGCTAGACAGTACATTTGTGAAAGAAGCGTAAGAGTTATCATGGTAATCGTGTGTAAAATTTTGTGGCACAAGCAAACATCTGTGATATACCAGTGTGCTACTGTTGATTTTAAGAAGATATCTAATGTTGACTTAAGTGCATCTGTATTAACACCCAATACTATCCACAGGGTTATAAGATGGCTACGTACCTGCTCATGCAGCCAGCACAGAGGCCATAAGGCAGGCCGTTGACATCCAGCTTCACCATCTCCCCTTTGTTCTTGAACTCCTTTAGGCAGAAAGCACATTTATACAGCTtatgctgctgcagctgcccaTTGGGGGATGAAGAGGCTGAGCCgttccctccacctcctcctccgtTCCCACCTccggctccaactcctccaAGTGCAGAACCACTGGAAAGCTTTTGCATGTGGAAGGTGCCGTGGATCTTCAGCTCCAGGGTGGAGGTGACGGTCTGCATGCAGACAACGCAGCGGAAGCCGGTAAGGGAGTTTCGGAGGTCAGGGTGCATCTGGCAGTGCTCTATAAACTCCTCCTCACTCTGCAGGGGCATCTTACAGATTCGACAGGTTCCTGTGTCCAGGCTCTTACTATGGGTCACCTGGAGAAAGGGGACATATACAGGAATTTTCAATATAATGAGGCAAGTAATAATACCAAATTCTTTTATCAAAGCATAggtaaaagatttttttaaagaaccaATGAAAACccttacttattattattattactaatattattattattaaatcatgatgtagaaaaaaatattagtcTTTCATAGTcttttacataaacataatcGGATTCTGTTGCAATAATAACTGACTGTAGCTGCATtacacaatacatttttatatatgcaaatattttttcctgTAGTGTGGTACAGCACAAATTGCCTCTCATAGGAcaagtcaacattttttttaggtCTAAATTCAAAGCAGCCAAAGAAGTTTCAAGATCAAAAGACaggtacacagacagacagcaacaaaatgtaacacagaagaaaaacaaaaacgtgtcTACACAGAAGGCTGTGTTGTTTTACCTGTGAGGCATCCACAATACAATACGATACAAATTTGTTCTCTCTGCATAAACCTCTAAATTACATGCTAAAACACAGATACCTCatcagtcatacacacacaccaaaaaatgtacatatgtaGGCTGGCAAAAAATAAGTATAAAAGTACCTTGTGTTCAGTGAGGGTTAGCAGAGAGGGAAAACGCTCGCCACATATTGGACACATGTAGTGTTTTGCAGGACCACGGTGAGTCTGAGCATGCTCACGAAGCCCATTCTCAGAGAAAAAAGTTCTGGAACACACGTTGCACTTGTGGTTCCCTTTGATGAAGTCTGCCTTCTTCTTTCGAGAACCTAGTACACAGTATATAATCATTATCACCATCACtgaaatattataataataaagtaaatttCAAATCCAAAAGAAACCCCTTCAAAACAATAAGAGTGGATGATGGACAAGGAATTAGTCGTTACCAGCATCATCATCTCCTGGTCGGATGTTGTGGTCACGCAGCCGGTGGTTCTGCAGAAGGGACTCCATGGTGTAGGCCGCTCCACAGATATCGCAGGCATACATGGGCTCTGAATTGTCCAGCTCCTCCTCACCCCCGCTAGCCTCATGGCTGTTGGCTGCATCTCCCCCCTGGCCTGTTCCTCCTCCAACAACTCCGCCCTTCAGCAACATGTTCTGCAGGTCTGCTTGTTCAGCAGCAACCACTGTTGCTCTTTCAACGCCTCCTGCACTTCCATTGCCAcaacttcctcctcctcgcttGGAGGACTGTGCCAGTCCATTGGGCGTTCCATTCTGGCTGCCACTGCTCCCTGTACCACCTCCATTGCCAGTGATGCTGCCACCGTCAAAGATGCAGTGCTTCTCCCTCAGGTGTCTTTCTAGCAGTGAGATGGCATGGAAAGCTTTGCCACAGAAGCGACATGTGAACTTCTTGCTGTGCGTGGTGATATGACACTGGAGCTCTACTTCTGTTCCAAACGTCTCCCCACAGAAGATGCACTTTCGGGGCTTGATTCCTATGAGACAATAATCAAATTGAAATATGCAGATTCAAGTTTAATCTACCATACAAGACTGCTGTCAACTAAACATtgtaaaaactgtaactgtttagttttttgttgtttttctacagtaaatATCAACTTTTGcttgtctttattattattatgcatttTTTCCAGATGGTCAGGTCTACTTTTCTAATAAAACATAGCCATGATCAAAGGAAAGGTGTGCTGTACCTCCCACGAGCCCCCCTGGGAGGCCTGACCTTTGGCCCAGATGGTTATGCTTTACATGGAGCTGGAGATCTGTCTCTTTCCTGAAGTCCCAGGCACAGGCTGTGCAGCGAAACAGCTTCTTCTCATTGCTGTGCTTCACTGCCAAATGCACCTGGATGACAGAGGCAATTCAAGATAAATACCTTCTATGTGTGTTTTAGGAATGTATTAATGTCTACAAACCATCTACCTCACACACTTCATGCACTgatgtgagttttttttgtaaaaacgaaaaaaggaaaataaataacaagccATATGTAGGAGGCTGTCTCATTCACCTGTATGGAGACCTTGGAGTCAAAGACCTCCTGGCAGAGAGTGCAGTGGTACAGGACAAACGTGTGCATGTCCAGCAAGTGTTTTTGCAGGTCATCCACCGAGGAGAATTGTTTATCacagctctcacacacatactgggTTGATGTGGTGGTGTAGTGCACTGTCAAGTGTTGAAGCAGTGCCTCCTGGGATTCAAAGTCCTCCTTGTTGCACTGGGGGCAGGACTGGCGCCTCAGCAGCATTTCCAGGTGTGACTTTAGGTGGGCCTGGAAACCCTCAAAGCTGGCAAATCGCAGGTCACACTGGTTGCATGGGTAGTCCCCATTGCTGCCCATGGAGGGGGTGGAGTCCCCTCCAAGTCTGTGGCGTTTCGGGGAGGAGATCTCGACATCAGAGGAGGCTGGGCTTAAGTCTGCAACCTTCGCCTGCCGTTTGTTGTTAGCCAATGGGATGTTCTTGTGGTTCTCCTTTATGTGCTTGGTGAGCTTGAGGAGTGAGCCGAAGATAGGAGAATTGGTGCAGTAAGGGCAGGAGTAAACCTGTACATGGACAATAACTCTTTACTTTTTAGGATTATTGTACATTGACAGATACTGTTACTTAGTCCTCGGAGAGTAAAAGACAAGATGGGAATGATATGGAAAGGgcaagggagaaaaaagagaaagagagccaGACACAAGAATTGGGAATAAATTATGGATATACCCATAACTCTGCAGGCTCATGTATAAAAAAGCTGAGGTTTAATACATCAATTATTAGCAGACAGTGAGTACTACACAGCCCTGTGTCTTTTTGACTTTTAACGCCCAAGTTTTTGAGAACATAGGAATCTGTGAAATTGTTGAAAGTCTGCAAGTTCCGTCCATTTCCAATTATGTTTTGAGCACAGCATGAACTATGGGGTCACGAGGTGAGGCGCACAGCTATTCAGATGAACTGCAGACTCATTAATTGCAGactcaacacagaaaaaattcaTGTAATTCATAAAATTATCAAAGAATTTCTCTTACGTGAGCCACAAGTTTCACTTGACACTTAATCAGGCTCATGAAAAGTACAAGAAATGCCTAATTAAATAGGAAACAGCTTATTACTAATCAGCTCAACAACTGATAGACAGGCAAGCTACAATTTATTCTATCAGTTTTTATCAACTCTGCTTAAAAGgttgtttgtaaaatgtaattcttGACTAATTCTTGATTCTCACCTCCATGAAGGACTGAGATGCAGCCTGTAGTACTGGAGACTCCAGTTTGGCCACCGCTCCTCCAGATGCAGCTCCACCCCCTGCAGCTGAGGTGCAGTGTGTCTGTTGAATGTGTTCTGTCAGCGAAGACTCCGTCAGGAATCCCATGGAGCACTGGTTGCAGAAGAAGGCATGGTTCCCCTCTAGGATGGAGGAGTTAAGTTAGATTGAATAAGATATTCCAAATAATATCCCCTATCTAGCTGCTTAACCCAGTACTAATCCCAGGGACAATTATGCTATATACTACAACAGCATTGTTTAACCTTTCTCAATCTGGAAAAATACAAGAACTTTCAATCAATACTgactaataaaaacacatactttGACATATTATAGGGCACTTTCCATTGTTCAAGGAGAGTGGTACCCTTCACAAACCCACCTAATGTGGTGGATCCTGCCACAATCCCACCAGGCAGGCAGTGGGACACTCTGATGTGTTCTTGCAGAGAATTGATGTCTCCAAACATGTCTGGACAGTAGTTGCAGTGGAATGCTGTGACATTAGTGAACTGCAGCAGGggaaaagctgctgctgcagttccTACAGTTCCTCCACTGGCACGATGAGCTTTGCGCACATGTTCATTGAGATTGTAGAGTGTTGGCAGAGTGTCCAAACATAGTTGACAAGTATGGCTCTGCTGCGGCTTATCTGCATGGATGGTCTTCAAATGGATCTCCAACACCGCTAGACTGTGGAAGTCTCTCTTTGAGCAGTAAGGGCAAGAGTATGTCACTTTACCCCAGTTCCCTCCCCCACCTGTAGAGATGGACAGATAAACTgcagaaactttagaaaaacacagaggcagtCTAAGCTTTCCAACCCTGAAGTGTTCACTATCAAATCAAGAGAAGTAGCTGCACTGGTTACTCTGTAGATAAGTGACTTCCATACCTCCACCTTGATGACCCAGGCTTATTCCAATCTCTTCCCCTGTCTCGGCACCTCTTCTGTGGCCTCGTTCACTGCCCTGGCTGGGTTTTAGCGTAGAGTCAGGTGTGGAGCCTCTCTCCAGGCTGGCGCTGGAGTCGGGAGTGGCTGAGCTCATTGAGGCTACACTGCCCAGTGCAGGGTCAGGACTGGCAGCACTGTGATTGGAGGAGTCAGGCTGGCGATGGCTGTCTAGGTGGCAGTAGACATCCTCCACAGAGGGAAACTGTTCTGAACAGACGGGACATCtggggaaacagaaaaagaccaGTTCCATTCCAGCATTTCACATTGAGGAAAATCAGtggtttttaaacattaaacagtaAAGCTCTGCAGTACTTGTGTTTGCGGTTGGCATGCTGTGTTTCAATATGTGTGAGGAGAGAAGCCTCGTCTAGAAAGATCTCAGGACAGTGGATGCATTGCAAGTCGGCTCTGTCAGACAGCTGGGGGTGCCTAGTCAGGACGTGTTTCTCTAGCTCGTCAGTCTGGCTGAACGTCTCCTCACAATAATCACACATATACAGGTCCTGCTCCAGGtcaccatctcctcctcctcccttcttccctccatccctctcacTCCTCAGTGCAAGATGTTCTCTGTTCTTGCGGTGAGCCTGCCAGAGTCAGAAAGTAGCCAAGATTTAAAGAAGCATGTGttggaaaatatattttgtcaaaaGGTTTTCATACGATGGCAGTAAGCTAGGGTTTGCCTTTTACTACAGTCAACTCGTGTActtgttaaaaagaaatgcaatattAATAATTgtataactttttttattttgatcctTTGCCACTGTATCTTATTTTGGAAATTGCTTAACATTTTATGAGAATATTTAGTGCACGAACATTCCTCAAAAGAAAAGGTCATTTCAACAGTAACAtttatagtgaaaaaaaatatatcaactCTTCACCTGCATGTGGCTCTGCAGTGATGAGGTGGAAGAGAAGCCACGCTTACACACACTGCACTTAAATGGTTTGCTGGAGCTGAAGGCAAAAACAGTCACAATTCAAACTCCGAAAAATCACACGTGAATCAAAAGCAATTTCTCAGTGCAGATTGCATGATAATGACATCAGAAGCTGTTACCTGTGTGTCTTTAGATGGATCTTTAGGTGATCAGAGCGAGAGAATGCAGCTTCACACTCCTGACAACTATACTTCTTGTCTCCTGTGTCGGAGACAAGAAGACAGAGATAGCAAGTTCAGAGAATAGTTTGATGATTGATGTTACAAATATCTCAGACAACACAAACATTGATGCCGCTGACACACAGAACATGTTGCCATGGCTGGAGGAAAATCTCAATACTCAAGTCTAATTCTGatgttttccttattttctttctttaacaaCAAAGAAACCCACGTTTATTAATGGCCCTCTAGTCCAAGTAAGTTCCATGTCATCACAGGTCATGAATGCACTTAAAACATTTAGCAGGCAAAATACAACAGTGATAAAATTTTGAAGTAGAGGAGAGATAACACAATACCACAGCACACTTAGCAGACTTGGACGAAAAAAAATCAGGACTCTGAAGCACTGTGgagattattttttgtatttaccGGTGTGGAGTTTGACATGGCGGTCTCTGCTCCTCTTGTGTTTAAACAGGCGGCTGCAGAAGGTGCACTTGAAAGGCAGCTTATCACTGTGGATCTGCTCATGACGCTTCAGGTAGCTCAGACGGCTGagggggatgaggaggagataGATGTTAAACAGCCATTGCGAAGAGTGGTGTTGTTAACAAAAGCAAACtttctcaccaaaacaaatTCAAGTAGAGAGTATATTGCtaataaaatcaattatttaaaagattttagtgGCTCTAATGGTTTATGCTGTTTGGGCCTATCATTCCCTGATATCAGTAATCAGGTCACCTTTAGTTTTAAAGGCATGTTAAAATTTTATCAATTTCAGTATTATCAATATTCTGCTATATAAtggaaagaaatagaaagaacACATAGGAAGAAAGAGTAATATAGAGGATTATGATGATGACTTTATGGTGTATGTGACAGCTGTTCTTGTAAGTGGGTCTTGAGTCCCTGAGGAAGTAAGTGAGAAATGTATTCACCTCATTCCTtttactgtttgctttaatCGTCCATGTCACCGTGGTAATATTGAGGATGCTGTTTATTCATATAATTATTGATAATAAGGAGTGGTATATGAGAATGCAACTAAACAGCCAAATATGGCATTGGTTTAATTTTCTACAATACGAACGGTGTTTCAGTGCACTGAGGTGGCATCTGCAGCATCTTGGGGAACCAAACGTGTGAGTTTCATACCTGAAGGACTTGTCACAGAATTGGCAGGGGTATGGCAGACCTGCGCCTCCTTCTTCCTCGCCGCCAGTGGNNNNNNNNNNNNNNNNNNNNNNNNNNNNNNNNNNNNNNNNNNNNNNNNNNNNNNNNNNNNNNNNNNNNNNNNNNNNNNNNNNNNNNNNNNNNNNNNNNNNNNNNNNNNNNNNNNNNNNNNNNNNNNNNNNNNNNNNNNNNNNNNNNNNNNNNNNNNNNNNNNNNNNNNNNNNNNNNNNNNNNNNNNNNNNNNNNNNNNNNNNNNNNNNNNNNNNNNNNNNNNNNNNNNNNNNNNNNNNNNNNNNNNNNNNNNNNNNNNNNNNNNNNNNNNNNNNNNNNNNNNNNNNNNNNNNNNNNNNNNNNNNNNNNNNNNNNNNNNNNNNNNNNNNNNNNNNNNNNNNNNNNNNNNNNNNNNNNNNNNNNNNNNNNNNNNNNNNNNNNNNNNNNNNNNNNNNNNNNNNNNNNNNNNNNNNNNNNNNNNNNNNNNNNNNNNNNNNNNNNNNNNNNNNNNNNNNNNNNNNNNNNNNNNNNNNNNNNNNNNNNNNNNNNNNNNNNNNNNNNtatacatatatatacatacatatatatatacatatatacatacatatatatacatatatatacatacatatatacatatacatatacatacatatatatatacatacatatacatacatatatatacatatacatatacatacatatatatatatacatatacatatacatacatacatatatacatatacatatacatacatacatatacatatacatatacatacatacatacatatatacatatacatatacatatacacatatatacatatacatatatacacatacatatacatacatacatatacacacacatacatatacatacatatacatacatatacacacatacatatacatacatacatatacatacatatatatacatatacatatacatacatatatacatatacatacacatacatatatacatatacatacatacatatatacatatacatacatacatacacacacatacatatacatacatacacacatacatatatacatacacatatatacatatatatatatatatatatatatatatatctatatatatatatatatatatatatatatatacatatatatatatatatatatatatatatatatatatatatatatatatatatatatatatacacacatacacacacatacatatatatatatatatacacacacacacacacatatatatatatatatatatacacacacacacacacatatatatatatatacatatacacacacacatatatatatatatatatacatacacacacacacatatatatatatacacacacacacacacacacacacatatatatatatatatacacacacacacacacacacacatacacacacacacacatacatatacacacacacacacacacatatatatacatatacatatatatacatatatatatacatatacatatatatatatacacacacacacacacacatacatatatatacacacacacacatatatatatgtacacacacacacacacacacgaatatatgtacacacacacacacacacacacacacacacacacatgcatatatatgtacacacacacacacacacacacacacactcagtccaAAGCAATCAGTGTAAATGTAGTTCAGCTGTTAATGGCACAGTTTGAATGAGCACAACATTATGAGAAATCAAAACATCCGTCACGACATACAACTCAATGAAGGTCTAGTATGTTTGCTAAACTTTACTGTCAtaaaaaacgcacacacaagctGAGGCAGCTTCAGTGATTTACATAGAAACAGTGCAAGTTTTTTCTATGCTATCAATCTGTCTACCTAACAAAATTGGCGTCAGATCTATAGGTCATTATAAAGCAGAAGAGACAGAAGTTATTCAAGTGACATCAACAGAAGTCTGAATCCATGTGCAGCATTCAAAAATAGATAATAAATGTACGATCTACATGGAGTTAGGCTGGTGTTAAAATAAGTGTGTCTATAAAACACCAGTCCAGATACCCCCTGCTGCCCACACACCAGGGTACGTGTCTTTTAGTGTAGCCTGAGACAGATGAGTGATACTGTCTCAAACACAGATCATAACCTCTCaccttttgtctctttctctcggCTGTGTCTGATAGGATCCACTTAACAATAACCAGTAAGAGAGAGAGTGCTGTCAAACACCAGACACAAAGAAATACCCAAGTATTGGTCAGTTGTGgttgagcaaaaaaaataaaacaaaaaaataaaaataaaaaaccaaatcaCAATGACGAAGAAGGAGTAAATGAACCCCAGAATAAAACCAATAACAGTGTTTCTTCGCAGTGCTGGTCCGAGCACATGTGGACCATTATAGGCAAACTACTATGAGTCCGTTAAATAGTAATGTGTCAGAGGTGGGAaagtgggaggaagagagaaaaagagattgaACAAGACAGAGATTCAGTCAGAGCAAAAGGGAGAAATCACTTTTTGAGGGGGGATGGAGGGGTGTTgagaaagaaggggaggagagattAGCGTCATTAAAGAGCCCTAATCCTCTGACTAGCGTGGCTGGCGCTAAAATGGAGGATCACACGGCTTTTTAACGGCGCCTTTGTCAGTCAGTCGCGAGGGGACCTGGCAAGACAAGGCCGAATGGCAAACTGTGAGAAACTGGAGGATGGGGAGGGGGGAGCGAAGaaaatttcaatgaaaagttaaattagAGAAGAATCCTCGCGAGAGTAGATGaggaggatggatggagggaaaaaaaaaacagagggagaaaaagaagttgaaaaaaaagagaaacaggcaGGAGCAGGCGGACGCCGACACACGCTGTTCCTACccccgtctcctcctcctcctttctgttcttctctggCGAACGAAAATGAACGAGAGGAGCGGAGCGGAGGACCACAGGGCCCCAACCGCTCCACTCCCCCTTTATCTCTCACTCTACAGTCTTCTTCTTTCCCATCCATTCCCTCATCCCTCCCTGTGTCCCCAGCAGTCCCTCTActcttctgtcttcatttctCTTCCACTACCTCCCTCttgctccctccctccgtcAGCTTTCATGTTGTTACTCATTATAGCACTGACatctctccctccgtctctccaACAGTTTTCCCCCTACTGATGTTGGCCTTCACCCCTGTGTCTGGGCCTGGACGGGACTGGGGAGGTGGGGGATGTTCCAGATGGACAGACTCTGAACtccagaggagagggaagagatggtgggatgaaagaggagacaaaaaagaagacgggagagaaagaggagaggagaggagaggagaggagaaccCAGAGGTCTgtaataagaaattaaaaaagaccaGAGAGGACCTAAACGGACCGCCTGAGTCTACCtgaaacaacagacacacacaaacacacatgcaaacaacacacacactcccggCCTGTCTCTCTAATAGGCCAGACAGTGTGGCAACGTGTGGAGGACACAGCCTTGCTGAAACACTCTAATGAAGAGACACACACGCTGATCGATCTCTCTTTATGTTTCTGCCTCCCCTGTCTGCTTTCCCCCCCATCCAAACTGATGGCATGACTGtcacagagagggaaaatatatcaaagcagcagagtttACAagatggaataaaataaaagaaacttaAGAGAACATTGTGCTCTAGATGTAATGATTATTAACTTTAACAACCATTCCAAAATTTTAGAATAAAAACCAATAGGtatatttgaaatattgcaTAGCATATCCATATTTCTGCTGGCCTTGGCCATGATGTTAAAGTGACAAACTGAAGTAAACGACTCAATGCGTAGACATTGAACCAGCACTCAAGAACATTAGTTCAATTAGTTTACTCTGGATAACAGCGTCGGCTAAATgcctgaaatggaaatacaatcCATGTATGTCATGCTTTCTCCCTTTTCTATTGCTTTGATGTTTGAATCAAAGCAGCTCAGCTGATAGCAGCAAAAAGGTTTCAGCTCCCAGTGCAGCTACTACAAGTGCTACACTGCCTTCTACCTACAGTTACATGCAAAAATTATGAATTAACATTATAAATGAACAACACAAAGATTGATCTGCTAagttaaaaatgtgattaactGTCAGAATAAAATATCATTTCCTTAAGATgtcaaacattttaagaaaaaaaaagctatgtaATGCTGTCAAGGAAAGCTGTGTGCTTTCTGTCATTATCTAAAGTTAAATGAATCTGTTCCCCTTGCATTTAGCTGTCTACCTGCTCAAATTTTAATCCTTCTTTCagcctgtctttctctccccacCTCCCCTTCCTGCTCCCTTACTTCAACCCCCCTGCCCCCATCTGACCATCTAAGTCTCCTTTCCACCTTTCTGCTTGGACATCAGCCCAGACCTGCACCTTTCCCAGCGAGACCCCTGCTGACCTCctatctctccatccctctctcgCTTCATCCCTTCTTCCACCGCTCCCCAGGCCCCCTCCGATGGCCCCAGGCTGCCCCAggcgtgcacacacatacacagccccAGACTCACAATAGGGGGCAGAAAAACAACTTCCACCCTTGGCTCACTCTGGGCAGCCCAGCACACACTCACTTGctttcactctctcacacacagaaacacacagacaaatacaatTAGAGTACAATTCAATATCCAATACTATGTTAAGTTTAATGGAAAACAGGCATACCAAACACCTATTTGTCATAATTTCTCTAGCTCgatctttatttttgtaaagaaaatccTGCATCTTAAAATAATAGCAAGTCCATCCTTTTGGATTCATGCTGGAAACCATTTAGACGGGCAGCTGCCTGAATCTAGTTACATTTCCCTAATAAATTgcatgatgtgtttttttgctttttaatagGTGAAACTACTTAGCTAAGTGAGGACCATCCTGTTTACTGTGTTCTAAGGgcatttattactttattttgttgtactgtatAAGATATGAAGTAGCCAAAACAATAACAGTGACTATAATCCAAGTAATGAACCACGCATTGGCTTTACAACTGTGCTACAATCATCTGACGGTTTTTACAAATACTACACATAGTGCATCTGGATAGCCAGACAAGAGAATCCAAGAAAGAGTTGGCATGGCAACCAATAAGCTAAGCACGGCTTACTGGTTGCCATGCATTATGAGAAGTGCACAGTAGgaatttttatttgatcagtCATATTGTTTGGCTGAAACTACCTGTTGTGTAGTCTATCTGATGTGGCTTTGAGAAATAGTCGAAGCAAGAATTAATTCTGCAACAGAGAATACAGAGACACTGATGCATTTTCATACTAAGTTCCATAGAAAATCCTCACAAGGAGACCATTTTCTGATATTATCTGTTCTAGTAGGGACATTTGGATCTCATGAGACGGTAGAAACatagcccacacacacacacacacacacacacacacacacacacacacacacacacacacacacacacacacacacacacacacacacacacacacacacaaaaaagtctgaaaaacatccattttttattttttactgcagCAGTTCACGATATGCACAGGGGTTGAaatttctccacacacacacacacacacacacaaaaaaaaagtctgagaaaTGCATCCACATCCATTTTTACTCGGTGCAGCAGTTCACGCATATGCACAGGGTTGAAACCCTCCACAGTCCTCTGCTGCTGTCCTTGCAGGTCACATGGGGAGCAGTCTGTcgggacaaacacacacacaatatcacacacatatataccaCAGCGAGGACAGATAGAGAGGACGATACAGCAGTCTGTCCAGGGCTTGAGCCCTCGAGGACACGATGaatggacaaaaacacacacacacacacacacacacacacacacacacacacgcacacacatacaaacacatgcattcacacacacactaaacaggCTGTGGGGACCCTCACCTTCTGCCCTGGGAATGGGTCCGGCTGCTTTGGACACTTTTGGGTGCCAACTGCTCCATAtggggagtgtgtgtttgtatgtgtgtgtttgagggcaGAAGGTTAGGGGCAGGGGGCTAAGCATGGGGGTGGTGGACAGTGAGCTGGCAGATGACAAGTTTGCCCGTACCACACAGTATAATATAGTGTATACAAGCAACATACACAGAATGGC from the Xiphias gladius isolate SHS-SW01 ecotype Sanya breed wild chromosome 8, ASM1685928v1, whole genome shotgun sequence genome contains:
- the znf423 gene encoding zinc finger protein 423 isoform X2, whose product is MQAHRKNREHLALRSERDGGKKGGGGDGDLEQDLYMCDYCEETFSQTDELEKHVLTRHPQLSDRADLQCIHCPEIFLDEASLLTHIETQHANRKHKCPVCSEQFPSVEDVYCHLDSHRQPDSSNHSAASPDPALGSVASMSSATPDSSASLERGSTPDSTLKPSQGSERGHRRGAETGEEIGISLGHQGGVYLSISTGGGGNWGKVTYSCPYCSKRDFHSLAVLEIHLKTIHADKPQQSHTCQLCLDTLPTLYNLNEHVRKAHRASGGTVGTAAAAFPLLQFTNVTAFHCNYCPDMFGDINSLQEHIRVSHCLPGGIVAGSTTLEGNHAFFCNQCSMGFLTESSLTEHIQQTHCTSAAGGGAASGGAVAKLESPVLQAASQSFMELTKHIKENHKNIPLANNKRQAKVADLSPASSDVEISSPKRHRLGGDSTPSMGSNGDYPCNQCDLRFASFEGFQAHLKSHLEMLLRRQSCPQCNKEDFESQEALLQHLTVHYTTTSTQYVCESCDKQFSSVDDLQKHLLDMHTFVLYHCTLCQEVFDSKVSIQVHLAVKHSNEKKLFRCTACAWDFRKETDLQLHVKHNHLGQRSGLPGGLVGGIKPRKCIFCGETFGTEVELQCHITTHSKKFTCRFCGKAFHAISLLERHLREKHCIFDGGSITGNGGGTGSSGSQNGTPNGLAQSSKRGGGSCGNGSAGGVERATVVAAEQADLQNMLLKGGVVGGGTGQGGDAANSHEASGGEEELDNSEPMYACDICGAAYTMESLLQNHRLRDHNIRPGDDDAGSRKKKADFIKGNHKCNVCSRTFFSENGLREHAQTHRGPAKHYMCPICGERFPSLLTLTEHKVTHSKSLDTGTCRICKMPLQSEEEFIEHCQMHPDLRNSLTGFRCVVCMQTVTSTLELKIHGTFHMQKLSSGSALGGVGAGGGNGGGGGGNGSASSSPNGQLQQHKLYKCAFCLKEFKNKGEMVKLDVNGLPYGLCAGCMSRGTNGQSLSQGGAVTPGDTQGEKAMAGLRCPECGVKFETLEDLESHVQTDHPEVSPETSAAGKKAEASPAPKKKTYQCIKCQMTFETEREIQIHVANHMIEEGINHECKLCNQMFDSPAKLLCHLIEHSFEGMGGTFKCPVCFTVFVQANKLQQHIFAVHGQEDKIYDCSQCPQKFFFQTELQNHTLSQHAQ